In Rutidosis leptorrhynchoides isolate AG116_Rl617_1_P2 chromosome 2, CSIRO_AGI_Rlap_v1, whole genome shotgun sequence, one genomic interval encodes:
- the LOC139888180 gene encoding NADH dehydrogenase [ubiquinone] iron-sulfur protein 7, mitochondrial-like, producing MALLARHSHRLAQLASSQRATASIHTTLPSLAEGFSSPAPYSRPGPPSTGSPVVLSKPAEYVISKVDDLMNWARRGSLWPMTFGLACCAIEMFHTASARYDLDRFGIIFRPSPRQSDCMIIAGTLTNKMAPALRK from the coding sequence ATGGCTCTCCTCGCCCGACATTCGCACCGTCTCGCTCAACTCGCTTCATCTCAACGCGCCACCGCATCGATCCACACGACGCTTCCGTCACTAGCTGAAGGTTTCTCATCTCCAGCACCGTATTCTCGACCAGGACCACCGTCAACTGGTTCTCCGGTAGTTTTATCGAAGCCGGCAGAGTATGTGATCTCGAAAGTTGATGATCTGATGAATTGGGCTCGTCGTGGATCGTTGTGGCCCATGACATTTGGGCTGGCGTGTTGTGCGATTGAAATGTTTCATACAGCTTCTGCAAGGTATGATTTGGATAGGTTTGGGATTATTTTCAGACCTAGTCCTAGACAATCTGATTGTATGATTATTGCTGGTACTCTCACCAATAAGATGGCTCCTGCTCTCAGAAAGTAA